Proteins co-encoded in one Clostridia bacterium genomic window:
- a CDS encoding ANTAR domain-containing protein, which yields MDSTVRTYRILVVTAVAKFCEQLTPLLPESASFAVDSAASVNEAQRKAAERAYDLVIVNTPLPDDFGVRFAIDVSTRSSTVTMLLVHTDFYDAVYGNVFEYGVFVLRRPTAPALVRQAFDWLLATRERLRSLEKKSVSLQDKMDEIRLVNRAKWALISHLNMTEDAAHHYIEKQAMNRCVSRRTVAEDVLRTYKD from the coding sequence ATGGACTCCACCGTACGCACCTACCGCATATTGGTCGTAACGGCTGTCGCCAAGTTTTGCGAACAGTTGACGCCCCTTTTGCCCGAATCCGCTTCTTTTGCGGTCGATTCGGCGGCGAGCGTCAACGAAGCGCAGCGCAAGGCGGCCGAACGCGCCTACGACCTCGTGATCGTCAACACGCCGCTGCCGGACGACTTCGGCGTGCGGTTTGCCATTGACGTATCCACTCGCAGTAGTACGGTCACGATGCTCCTCGTCCATACCGACTTCTACGACGCCGTGTACGGCAACGTATTCGAGTATGGCGTATTCGTGCTTCGTCGTCCCACCGCGCCCGCTTTGGTGCGGCAGGCGTTCGATTGGCTATTGGCCACCCGCGAGCGGTTGCGCTCGCTCGAAAAGAAATCCGTGTCGCTACAGGACAAAATGGATGAGATCCGCTTGGTCAACCGCGCCAAGTGGGCGCTTATCTCGCACCTCAATATGACCGAGGACGCCGCCCACCACTACATTGAAAAGCAGGCGATGAACCGTTGCGTCTCCCGCCGCACCGTTGCCGAGGACGTTCTGCGCACCTATAAAGACTAA
- a CDS encoding MarR family transcriptional regulator: MVDKYVPLRLKNQLCFPLYAVSNIITRKYKPLLDELDLTYTQYIVMMVLWEEKQVNEKLLCETLCLKSNTVAPLLKKLEDKGFIKKEKDKDDERNLVITLTKAGEKLQDKALCVPEAISKEFHLAPDEAATLYATLYKILDEERAKDKCAKNRK, translated from the coding sequence ATGGTCGATAAATACGTTCCTCTCAGACTAAAAAACCAGCTATGCTTCCCGCTTTACGCGGTTTCGAACATTATAACAAGGAAGTATAAGCCGCTGCTCGACGAACTCGATCTGACCTATACGCAATACATCGTTATGATGGTTCTTTGGGAAGAAAAGCAGGTGAATGAAAAGCTTCTCTGCGAAACGTTGTGCCTTAAGTCGAACACGGTCGCTCCGCTTTTGAAGAAGCTTGAGGATAAAGGATTTATTAAAAAGGAAAAAGACAAAGACGACGAGCGCAATCTCGTGATCACGCTGACGAAAGCCGGCGAAAAGCTGCAGGATAAAGCGCTCTGCGTGCCGGAAGCCATCTCAAAGGAGTTTCACCTGGCACCCGACGAAGCGGCGACGCTTTACGCAACGTTATACAAGATACTCGATGAAGAGAGAGCCAAAGACAAATGCGCAAAAAACCGAAAATAA
- a CDS encoding glutathione peroxidase: MNIYDYTVKARKGATLRMEDLKGKVLLIVNTATGCGFTPQYKALEALYEKYHDKGLEILDFPCNQFGHQAPGDEGEIHEFCTAKYKTQFDQLAKVDVNGENEEPLFTFLKEQAPDEEVKGMKNKIIMNKIAKISETYRKPADIKWNFTKFLVDRNGNVVKRYDPTSNPADFDAEIAALI, encoded by the coding sequence ATGAACATCTATGATTACACCGTAAAAGCGAGAAAAGGAGCAACTCTCAGAATGGAGGACCTCAAAGGGAAAGTCCTGCTTATCGTAAACACAGCCACCGGATGCGGCTTTACCCCGCAGTATAAAGCGCTTGAAGCACTTTATGAGAAGTATCACGACAAAGGTCTTGAGATCCTTGACTTCCCGTGCAACCAGTTCGGACATCAGGCGCCGGGAGATGAAGGCGAGATCCATGAATTCTGCACGGCGAAGTATAAAACTCAGTTCGATCAGCTCGCCAAGGTCGACGTGAACGGCGAAAACGAGGAACCGCTGTTTACCTTCCTTAAAGAACAGGCGCCCGACGAAGAAGTCAAGGGCATGAAGAACAAGATCATTATGAACAAGATCGCAAAAATCAGCGAAACGTATCGTAAACCGGCTGATATCAAGTGGAATTTTACGAAATTCCTTGTTGACCGCAACGGCAACGTGGTAAAGCGTTACGATCCCACCAGCAATCCCGCGGATTTTGACGCGGAGATAGCGGCGCTTATTTAA
- the trxA gene encoding thioredoxin: MAVIEVTKDNFEKEVLKSEIPVLVDFNASWCGPCKSMRPMLDELANNNTKYKIVSVDIDEEDELVEEYEVASIPCLVVFKDGVETNRNVGLIPKDSIAALMED; the protein is encoded by the coding sequence ATGGCAGTTATTGAAGTAACAAAAGATAATTTCGAAAAAGAAGTTCTTAAATCGGAAATCCCTGTGCTCGTTGATTTCAACGCGAGCTGGTGCGGTCCCTGCAAATCAATGAGACCAATGCTTGACGAACTTGCGAATAACAACACAAAATACAAAATCGTTTCTGTCGATATCGATGAAGAGGATGAACTTGTCGAAGAATATGAAGTGGCATCCATTCCATGCCTGGTCGTATTCAAAGACGGTGTGGAAACAAACAGGAACGTCGGGCTGATCCCGAAGGATTCCATAGCTGCGCTGATGGAGGATTGA
- the trxB gene encoding thioredoxin-disulfide reductase, with translation MYDIIIIGAGPAGMTAAIYARRAAKSVLVLEAVNYGGQILNTPDIENYPAEAHISGYDFSTKLYEQAKELGAEFIFEKAVDIKSENGTKVVVTAKNSYEAETVIIATGSASRKLGLEDEERLVGKGVSYCATCDGNFYRKKVVAVVGGGNTALEDALYLSDIAEKVYLIHRRDSFRGEEANVSRLTARENVEFIYNSNVTKLISDKRLRAIEVTNNLDGSVRTVELNGLFVAVGRIPENRNFANLVKLDDAGYVEAGEDCHTSCDGIFVAGDNRTKTLRQLVTAAADGAMAATEAVKYINNI, from the coding sequence ATGTATGATATAATAATCATCGGTGCGGGACCTGCCGGAATGACCGCTGCCATTTACGCAAGGCGCGCCGCAAAATCAGTCTTGGTTCTTGAAGCGGTGAACTACGGCGGACAGATCCTTAACACCCCGGATATTGAAAATTATCCGGCTGAGGCGCATATCTCCGGATACGATTTTTCCACCAAGTTATATGAACAGGCAAAGGAGCTCGGCGCGGAATTTATTTTTGAAAAGGCGGTCGACATAAAGAGCGAAAACGGCACGAAAGTAGTGGTGACGGCGAAAAACAGCTATGAAGCCGAAACCGTTATCATTGCCACGGGTTCCGCAAGCCGAAAACTCGGTCTGGAAGATGAAGAAAGACTCGTCGGTAAAGGCGTATCATACTGCGCGACGTGCGACGGGAACTTTTACAGAAAAAAGGTCGTTGCGGTAGTGGGAGGAGGCAATACGGCATTGGAGGACGCTCTCTACCTCTCGGATATCGCCGAAAAGGTATATCTTATCCACCGCAGGGACAGCTTCCGCGGTGAAGAAGCGAACGTCAGCCGTCTGACCGCAAGGGAAAACGTGGAATTCATCTACAACTCCAACGTGACGAAACTGATCTCCGATAAGCGTCTCCGTGCGATCGAGGTCACAAACAATCTCGATGGCTCTGTCAGAACGGTGGAGCTTAACGGGCTGTTTGTCGCGGTAGGACGCATCCCCGAGAACCGGAATTTCGCCAATCTCGTAAAGCTTGACGACGCCGGATACGTGGAAGCGGGCGAAGACTGCCATACAAGCTGCGATGGTATTTTCGTCGCGGGCGACAACCGCACAAAGACGCTGCGTCAGCTTGTGACCGCCGCGGCGGACGGCGCGATGGCTGCGACAGAGGCGGTAAAGTATATCAACAATATTTGA
- a CDS encoding glutathione peroxidase → MSVYDFTVTDNKGNNVSLKEYEGKVLLIVNTATRCGLTPQYEGLEALYEKYRDQGFEILDFPCNQFAFQAPGNAEKIDSFCKLKYDTKFPRFAKIKVNGSDADPLYVYLKEQKPGKIGWNFAKFLIDRKGNVVERFAPTDKPKTLEAAIEAELAK, encoded by the coding sequence ATGAGTGTTTATGATTTTACTGTAACGGACAACAAGGGAAACAACGTTTCATTGAAGGAATACGAAGGAAAAGTCCTGCTGATCGTCAATACGGCGACAAGGTGCGGTCTGACGCCGCAGTACGAAGGGCTTGAAGCTCTTTACGAAAAATACCGCGATCAAGGCTTTGAGATCCTTGATTTTCCCTGCAATCAGTTTGCGTTTCAGGCGCCGGGTAATGCTGAAAAGATCGATTCGTTCTGTAAGCTCAAATACGATACAAAATTCCCGCGTTTCGCAAAAATCAAGGTCAACGGATCCGACGCCGATCCGCTCTACGTTTATCTTAAAGAACAGAAACCCGGAAAGATCGGGTGGAATTTTGCTAAATTCCTGATCGACCGCAAAGGAAACGTGGTCGAACGTTTCGCGCCGACAGATAAGCCGAAAACGCTTGAAGCGGCGATCGAGGCGGAGCTTGCAAAGTGA
- a CDS encoding GNAT family N-acetyltransferase produces MLLFEPFSETLLVKILPYIRKNRSLCSEFSAGYLYMWNKDTDVRFCLWNDTLSISETIGEQIAFSYPIGADPEGMIDELKEYAYQNRLPLRFFAADEDILEKIRGDERLADAMWAYERRWSDYIYSAEDAMTFKGKKFSGQRNHINRFKKLYGEPHIRFLTEDDRGIAAEFLETYAKEHRDWRALEKREFEQTKKLFDVCGALGLYAAGLFVDDELAAFSIGEISGDMLLIHTEKALRKYEGAYPTMYSGFVRLISGTADRMPKYVNREDDSGDEGLRTSKMQYHPTALVHKYLVHVGTPAAKVTHGTVLTANDMVLTEIRESDKQAYLALNTDEENNRFWGYDYRDDTSVDGALTEDTFYESLLYDMRAGDSVNFAVRQIEDGPMIGETILWNFTSEGLAEVGCRIFPAYQGRGYGRRAFGLTADYAERTMNVRVTARCFSENIRSRRMITANGFVPVRRDDTYEYFERREETSH; encoded by the coding sequence ATGCTGCTATTTGAACCGTTTTCTGAGACGTTGCTCGTCAAGATACTTCCGTATATCAGGAAAAACCGTTCGCTTTGCAGCGAGTTTTCCGCGGGATATCTGTATATGTGGAACAAGGATACGGACGTTAGATTCTGTCTGTGGAACGATACTCTGTCGATAAGCGAAACCATCGGGGAACAAATCGCTTTCAGTTACCCGATCGGTGCGGATCCCGAAGGGATGATCGACGAGCTGAAAGAGTATGCGTATCAAAACCGATTGCCGCTTCGTTTCTTTGCCGCGGATGAAGATATCCTGGAAAAGATACGCGGGGACGAACGTCTTGCGGACGCCATGTGGGCATACGAAAGGCGCTGGAGCGACTATATTTACAGCGCCGAAGACGCGATGACGTTCAAAGGAAAGAAATTCAGCGGGCAGAGGAATCATATAAACCGATTCAAAAAGCTATACGGAGAACCGCATATCCGTTTTTTGACGGAGGACGACCGCGGGATCGCGGCGGAGTTTCTTGAGACGTATGCGAAAGAGCACCGCGACTGGCGCGCGCTTGAAAAACGCGAGTTCGAACAAACGAAAAAACTCTTTGACGTCTGCGGCGCGCTCGGACTTTATGCCGCGGGGCTATTCGTCGATGATGAGCTCGCGGCATTCAGTATCGGAGAGATTTCGGGCGATATGCTGCTGATCCATACGGAAAAGGCGCTGAGAAAATACGAGGGAGCGTATCCGACTATGTATTCTGGATTCGTCCGTCTGATCAGCGGCACGGCTGACCGGATGCCGAAATATGTCAACCGTGAAGACGATTCCGGCGACGAGGGGCTTCGCACTTCCAAAATGCAGTATCATCCGACGGCGTTGGTCCACAAATACCTCGTTCACGTCGGCACTCCGGCTGCTAAAGTTACTCACGGAACGGTGCTGACGGCAAATGATATGGTTCTGACGGAAATCCGAGAAAGCGACAAGCAGGCATATCTGGCTTTGAATACGGACGAGGAAAACAACCGTTTTTGGGGGTATGATTACCGCGATGATACGAGCGTCGACGGGGCTTTGACCGAGGATACTTTTTACGAGTCCTTGCTATACGATATGAGGGCGGGCGACTCGGTTAATTTCGCCGTCCGGCAGATCGAAGACGGGCCGATGATCGGAGAAACGATCCTGTGGAACTTCACCTCCGAGGGTCTTGCCGAGGTCGGGTGCCGGATATTCCCCGCCTATCAAGGCAGGGGATACGGAAGACGCGCGTTCGGGCTGACGGCGGATTATGCGGAGCGCACGATGAACGTCCGTGTCACGGCGCGATGCTTTAGCGAAAACATCAGGTCGCGCCGCATGATCACGGCAAACGGATTCGTCCCCGTCAGGCGGGACGATACATATGAATATTTTGAACGCAGAGAAGAGACGAGCCATTAA
- a CDS encoding nitroreductase: MKISEVIEKRRSVRTFDGTKLREEDAQAIMECAKNVENPYAIPITWKMLDAGKYGLSSPVIVGADTYVAGKMRRVPHAEEAFGYSFEKIVIFAESIGVGTTWIAGTMNRNAFERALAVDPGEVMPCVSPIGYPAKKMSLRETMMRKGIKADSRSDFEELFFDGDFETPLTEEKAGALKDALIAVRLAPSAVNKQPWRVVVQGDKVHFYEKRSNGYVSGDDWDIQKIDMGIALCHFELIAKERGLDVTFEIAEPELRPGDDTHYIASYVLK; the protein is encoded by the coding sequence ATGAAAATATCGGAAGTTATCGAAAAAAGACGGAGTGTTCGCACGTTTGACGGAACGAAACTGCGCGAGGAAGACGCTCAGGCAATTATGGAATGTGCAAAGAACGTCGAAAATCCATATGCCATACCGATCACGTGGAAGATGCTCGACGCCGGCAAGTACGGGTTATCAAGTCCCGTGATCGTCGGAGCCGACACCTATGTGGCGGGGAAAATGCGTCGCGTTCCGCACGCGGAGGAAGCGTTCGGATACTCTTTCGAAAAGATCGTTATTTTCGCGGAATCAATAGGCGTAGGCACGACGTGGATCGCGGGGACGATGAACAGGAACGCATTTGAACGCGCTCTTGCCGTTGATCCCGGTGAGGTCATGCCGTGCGTCAGCCCGATCGGATACCCGGCGAAAAAGATGTCGCTGAGGGAAACGATGATGAGAAAAGGCATCAAAGCGGACAGCAGATCGGATTTTGAAGAGCTGTTCTTCGACGGCGACTTTGAAACTCCGCTGACCGAAGAAAAAGCGGGAGCTTTGAAAGACGCTCTCATAGCGGTGCGGCTCGCGCCCTCCGCGGTCAACAAGCAGCCGTGGCGCGTCGTCGTGCAAGGCGATAAAGTGCATTTTTACGAAAAGCGGAGCAACGGATACGTTTCCGGCGACGACTGGGATATTCAGAAAATAGATATGGGCATCGCGCTTTGCCATTTTGAGCTTATCGCAAAGGAGCGCGGACTTGACGTAACGTTTGAGATTGCGGAACCGGAACTGCGCCCCGGCGACGATACGCATTACATTGCGTCTTACGTCCTTAAATGA
- a CDS encoding flavodoxin has product MKTAVRYYSKLGNTKRIAEAIAEGAGVKAVSVTEEPDLAEYVDVLFLGGAPYANIMAPELRAYAEKLSADQVGRAVLFTTSNWSRRTVRALKKELRAKGIPVDEKYFYAHMTRIKARTDAAKDFTRKMLE; this is encoded by the coding sequence ATGAAAACGGCAGTAAGGTATTATTCAAAACTCGGAAACACAAAAAGGATCGCCGAAGCGATCGCGGAAGGCGCGGGCGTGAAAGCGGTGTCGGTAACGGAAGAGCCCGATCTCGCGGAGTATGTCGACGTCCTCTTTCTCGGCGGCGCGCCATACGCCAATATCATGGCGCCGGAACTCCGCGCCTATGCCGAAAAGCTCAGTGCCGACCAGGTAGGACGCGCGGTCCTGTTCACCACGTCAAACTGGTCGCGGCGAACGGTGAGAGCGCTCAAAAAGGAGCTTCGCGCCAAAGGCATACCGGTTGACGAAAAGTATTTTTATGCGCATATGACGCGGATCAAAGCGCGCACGGATGCAGCGAAGGATTTCACAAGGAAGATGCTTGAATGA
- a CDS encoding site-specific integrase, with the protein MFSFGEVQDFLEALDSMPEESINYHVCLKVLLFTGVRIGEMNGLRWSDIDFEKRLVHVKRNKQYSPKLGVYEKEPKTKNSVRDIPIPSALYEALIEYREWFRVADNHFDEKLDEYYLAAGVDRQPLHPLTLRTVLTRFETRNGFKHVSCHGLRHTYCSLLLAQNVPIQTVSKYMGHADSITTLKVYSHFIHDTQEKVIDALDSNTKKKP; encoded by the coding sequence GTGTTTTCCTTTGGCGAAGTACAAGATTTCCTCGAAGCTCTCGACAGTATGCCGGAAGAGTCAATTAACTATCATGTTTGCTTAAAGGTGCTACTGTTCACGGGCGTTAGAATCGGAGAAATGAATGGACTTCGTTGGAGTGATATAGACTTTGAAAAGCGCTTAGTCCATGTCAAAAGAAACAAGCAGTACAGCCCCAAATTAGGCGTATATGAGAAAGAACCTAAAACAAAGAACTCAGTACGCGACATTCCCATTCCATCAGCTTTATATGAAGCCTTAATTGAATATCGAGAATGGTTCCGCGTTGCGGATAACCACTTTGACGAGAAGTTAGACGAATATTATTTGGCAGCAGGTGTAGATCGTCAGCCGCTTCATCCGCTAACACTACGAACAGTTCTAACAAGATTTGAAACGCGAAACGGATTTAAGCACGTGTCATGTCACGGATTGCGTCACACTTATTGTTCATTATTGTTGGCTCAGAACGTGCCTATTCAAACCGTATCAAAGTACATGGGGCACGCGGATTCAATAACTACATTGAAGGTGTACAGCCACTTTATACACGATACACAGGAGAAAGTAATCGATGCATTGGACAGCAATACAAAGAAAAAGCCGTAA
- a CDS encoding ATP-binding protein, with translation MLQRKISKKIEDFYKNKPHKALMIIGARQVGKSYIVNEFAKSHYKSVIRVDFIENPDYASIFAKAEGAEEILLRMSALFGDKMIPGETMIIFDEAQECKELVTQIKYLVQDGTYDYILSGSLFGTIFKDIVSAPVGYMDIMEMYPLDFEEFAWANGVGKNVIDSLRKAFEQKTPVDAFIHERMLSLFELYLIVGGMPAAVSTYLATKNLRKVADEQTSIIKLYKHDVSKYDEKSRLYLNDIFDLIPSELNSKNKRFILKNLNEKARFDKYYDSFLWLKNAGVALPANVVDEPIVPLLLSKSQNLFKLFSNDVGLLAAQYGGDIQLKILQHETTMNFGSIYENVAAQELTAHGYPLYYYNSKKFGEIDFIIEKDGKVLPIEIKSGKDYYRHNAMDNVLELPEYAIDEGYVFCNGNVEVRDKITYFPIYMLMCLLRKELPHEVIFNSDFSDLNDKK, from the coding sequence ATGCTTCAACGTAAAATCTCAAAAAAGATAGAAGACTTCTACAAAAACAAGCCGCATAAAGCGCTCATGATTATTGGGGCGCGGCAGGTGGGCAAGTCGTATATCGTCAATGAATTTGCGAAATCCCACTATAAAAGTGTAATAAGGGTCGATTTCATTGAGAATCCCGATTATGCTTCAATCTTTGCAAAAGCGGAAGGTGCGGAAGAGATCCTTTTGCGTATGTCGGCGCTTTTTGGCGATAAGATGATCCCCGGCGAAACGATGATCATCTTCGACGAAGCGCAAGAATGCAAAGAATTGGTCACGCAAATCAAGTATTTGGTTCAAGATGGAACGTACGACTACATTCTCAGCGGTTCGTTGTTCGGCACTATTTTTAAGGATATCGTTTCCGCTCCCGTCGGGTATATGGATATTATGGAGATGTATCCTTTGGACTTTGAGGAATTCGCTTGGGCGAACGGCGTCGGGAAGAACGTTATTGATTCTTTGAGAAAAGCGTTTGAGCAAAAAACACCGGTGGACGCGTTTATTCACGAGCGGATGCTGTCTCTTTTCGAGTTGTACTTGATAGTCGGGGGAATGCCTGCCGCCGTGTCTACCTATTTGGCAACGAAAAATCTTCGCAAAGTGGCGGATGAACAGACTTCAATCATCAAACTTTATAAGCACGACGTTTCCAAATACGACGAGAAAAGCCGCCTGTATCTGAATGATATATTCGACTTGATCCCCAGTGAATTGAACTCGAAAAACAAACGTTTTATCTTAAAGAACTTGAACGAAAAGGCGCGGTTTGATAAGTATTACGATAGTTTTTTATGGCTGAAGAACGCAGGCGTCGCGCTTCCCGCAAACGTAGTGGACGAGCCGATAGTGCCCCTGCTTCTTTCCAAGTCGCAGAATCTTTTTAAGCTGTTCTCCAACGACGTAGGATTACTCGCGGCGCAATACGGTGGGGATATTCAACTGAAAATCTTACAGCACGAGACGACGATGAATTTCGGATCCATCTACGAAAACGTCGCCGCTCAAGAACTGACCGCGCACGGGTATCCGCTATACTACTACAATAGCAAGAAGTTCGGCGAAATAGATTTCATTATCGAGAAGGACGGCAAGGTTTTACCCATCGAGATCAAATCGGGCAAAGATTATTATCGTCACAATGCTATGGACAACGTGTTGGAACTACCCGAATATGCGATCGACGAAGGATACGTTTTTTGCAATGGAAACGTCGAAGTTCGTGATAAGATCACCTATTTCCCCATTTATATGCTTATGTGCTTATTGAGAAAAGAACTTCCGCATGAAGTTATATTTAACTCCGATTTCTCGGACTTAAATGATAAAAAATGA
- a CDS encoding DUF2971 domain-containing protein: MAKEIETLYNEHFEEMTGANNLDEYSETDVDRVLRRLLKCLPNDGKYYKYRKGEGQDFDYAYDTLEKGYIWLAQATTLNDDVDTTINFDPEKDIEDVKQYLLSHPIEVFIWLFRKIQESGDLVFGWDQLQTALFRMAIACYDLETGELNREEAKKVFLSFGCTEQECNSTLDKIDDFVKTYLIKNEDVLKKICDNYLTINRKFREMSYVFCVSECYDLDTMWAYYTNNKGFCIEYDFKKVLNLPIEKRRLFMNFCKVLYSDTKERFSFVPDIQYFLGGYKDKALLAESNRTKIAQLLTKQEKWEDEKEWRLFLCNTENKLYADLISAIYIENSMLDTDNGKKLLDLAKERNWGVYIRKLNYIGTKHIYEIYSR, translated from the coding sequence ATGGCAAAAGAGATAGAGACATTATATAACGAGCATTTTGAAGAAATGACCGGCGCAAATAATCTCGATGAATATTCGGAAACGGATGTTGATCGGGTTTTGCGCCGTCTTTTGAAATGCTTGCCAAATGACGGGAAGTACTATAAGTATCGTAAGGGTGAAGGACAAGACTTCGATTACGCCTACGACACGCTCGAAAAAGGATATATTTGGCTGGCTCAAGCAACAACTCTTAATGACGACGTTGATACAACTATCAACTTTGACCCTGAAAAGGACATTGAGGACGTCAAACAATACCTTCTTTCACATCCCATAGAAGTATTTATATGGTTGTTTAGGAAGATACAAGAATCCGGGGATTTGGTATTTGGTTGGGATCAATTGCAAACGGCATTATTCCGAATGGCGATTGCTTGTTATGATCTTGAAACAGGAGAACTCAATAGAGAAGAAGCAAAAAAAGTGTTTTTAAGTTTTGGTTGTACGGAGCAAGAGTGCAATTCAACACTTGATAAAATTGACGATTTTGTCAAAACCTATTTAATAAAAAATGAGGACGTGTTAAAGAAAATCTGCGACAACTATTTAACAATCAATAGAAAGTTTAGAGAGATGTCGTATGTGTTTTGTGTCTCGGAATGCTACGATTTGGATACGATGTGGGCGTATTATACAAACAATAAAGGGTTTTGTATCGAATATGACTTCAAGAAAGTGTTGAATCTTCCGATAGAAAAAAGACGGCTATTTATGAACTTCTGCAAAGTTCTTTATAGTGATACGAAGGAAAGATTCTCTTTTGTCCCCGATATTCAATACTTTCTTGGCGGATATAAGGACAAAGCATTACTTGCGGAATCCAATAGAACAAAGATTGCACAACTACTAACCAAGCAAGAGAAATGGGAAGACGAGAAAGAGTGGCGATTATTCCTTTGCAACACAGAGAATAAACTCTATGCAGATTTAATAAGCGCAATATATATTGAAAATTCAATGCTTGATACCGATAATGGTAAAAAGTTGTTGGACCTAGCAAAAGAAAGAAACTGGGGCGTTTACATACGGAAACTTAATTATATTGGAACTAAGCATATTTATGAGATATATTCGAGATGA